One genomic region from Phragmites australis chromosome 1, lpPhrAust1.1, whole genome shotgun sequence encodes:
- the LOC133909608 gene encoding uncharacterized protein LOC133909608 isoform X2, protein MARKPIQYVVVDAFAAEPFKGNPAAVCLLEDAAKAADERWMQSVAAEFNVSQTAFLLRDPAAVPRFRLRWFAPFTEVNLCGHATLASAHFLFTSVLAKHEALIEFVTKSGILTAKKVPAPASTGASGEGKLFIELDLPTIDFVECDNAELPSLPETLNGVPVVSVHKSATVGDLIVELSSGKEVADIIPNIQEIKKCYGRGVIFTGPAPDGSGYDFFTRFFCPKFNIDEDPVCGSAHCVLAPYWAGKLGKRKLTAFQASPRSGSLYLELEAAGRRVRIQGEAVTVMTGTLVA, encoded by the exons ATGGCGAGAAAACCGATCCAATACGTCGTG GTGGACGCGTTCGCAGCGGAGCCGTTCAAGGGCAACCCGGCCGCGGTGTGCCTCCTCGAGGACGCCGCCAAGGCTGCAGACGAGCGATGGATGCAGTCCGTCGCCGCCGAGTTCAACGTCTCCCAGACCGCCTTCCTCCTCCGGGACCCCGCCGCCGTCCCACGGTTCCGGCTCCGATGGTTCGCCCCCTTCACCGAG GTCAACCTCTGCGGGCACGCGACGCTGGCCTCAGCGCACTTCCTCTTCACGTCCGTCctcgcgaagcacgaggcgctCATCGAGTTCGTGACCAAGTCGGGGATTCTCACCGCCAAGAAGGTCCCAGCGCCGGCGAGCACGGGCGCCTCAGGTGAGGGGAAGCTGTTCATCGAGCTGGACCTCCCCACGATTGATTTTGTGGAGTGCGACAACGCTGAGCTGCCGTCCCTCCCCGAGACACTGAACGGGGTTCCCGTCGTCAGCGTTCACAAGTCAGCGACCGTCGGTGACCTCATT GTGGAACTTTCCTCAGGAAAAGAGGTCGCCGATATCATTCCTAACATCCAAGAAATTAAAAAGTGTTACGGCAGAGGAGTTATTTTTACCGGACCAGCACCTGATGGATCTGGTTATGACTTCTTCACACGTTTCTTCTGCCCAAAATTTAACATAGATGAG GATCCTGTTTGTGGTAGTGCACACTGTGTTTTGGCACCCTACTGGGCTGGGAAGCTGGGGAAACGAAAACTGACTGCGTTTCAA GCATCTCCAAGGAGCGGGTCACTATACCTGGAGTTGGAAGCTGCAGGCAGGAGAGTTCGAATTCAGGGAGAGGCTGTCACTGTGATGACTGGTACCCTCGTAGCTTAG
- the LOC133909608 gene encoding uncharacterized protein LOC133909608 isoform X1: protein MWLCAPNFNDFEHVDVQILKCLTGTGKRNRATEALLSCCLLLTPLLSYLQVDAFAAEPFKGNPAAVCLLEDAAKAADERWMQSVAAEFNVSQTAFLLRDPAAVPRFRLRWFAPFTEVNLCGHATLASAHFLFTSVLAKHEALIEFVTKSGILTAKKVPAPASTGASGEGKLFIELDLPTIDFVECDNAELPSLPETLNGVPVVSVHKSATVGDLIVELSSGKEVADIIPNIQEIKKCYGRGVIFTGPAPDGSGYDFFTRFFCPKFNIDEDPVCGSAHCVLAPYWAGKLGKRKLTAFQASPRSGSLYLELEAAGRRVRIQGEAVTVMTGTLVA from the exons ATGTGGTTGTGTGCACCCAACTTTAATGATTTTGAACATGTTGatgttcaaattttgaaatgtttaacgGGTACGGGAAAAAGAAACAGAGCCACCGAGGCACTACTCTCTTGCTGCTTGCTGCTTACTCCGCTGCTCTCCTACTTGCAGGTGGACGCGTTCGCAGCGGAGCCGTTCAAGGGCAACCCGGCCGCGGTGTGCCTCCTCGAGGACGCCGCCAAGGCTGCAGACGAGCGATGGATGCAGTCCGTCGCCGCCGAGTTCAACGTCTCCCAGACCGCCTTCCTCCTCCGGGACCCCGCCGCCGTCCCACGGTTCCGGCTCCGATGGTTCGCCCCCTTCACCGAG GTCAACCTCTGCGGGCACGCGACGCTGGCCTCAGCGCACTTCCTCTTCACGTCCGTCctcgcgaagcacgaggcgctCATCGAGTTCGTGACCAAGTCGGGGATTCTCACCGCCAAGAAGGTCCCAGCGCCGGCGAGCACGGGCGCCTCAGGTGAGGGGAAGCTGTTCATCGAGCTGGACCTCCCCACGATTGATTTTGTGGAGTGCGACAACGCTGAGCTGCCGTCCCTCCCCGAGACACTGAACGGGGTTCCCGTCGTCAGCGTTCACAAGTCAGCGACCGTCGGTGACCTCATT GTGGAACTTTCCTCAGGAAAAGAGGTCGCCGATATCATTCCTAACATCCAAGAAATTAAAAAGTGTTACGGCAGAGGAGTTATTTTTACCGGACCAGCACCTGATGGATCTGGTTATGACTTCTTCACACGTTTCTTCTGCCCAAAATTTAACATAGATGAG GATCCTGTTTGTGGTAGTGCACACTGTGTTTTGGCACCCTACTGGGCTGGGAAGCTGGGGAAACGAAAACTGACTGCGTTTCAA GCATCTCCAAGGAGCGGGTCACTATACCTGGAGTTGGAAGCTGCAGGCAGGAGAGTTCGAATTCAGGGAGAGGCTGTCACTGTGATGACTGGTACCCTCGTAGCTTAG
- the LOC133909623 gene encoding uncharacterized protein LOC133909623, with protein sequence MVQYAVVDAFAAEPFKGNPAAVCLLEDAAKAADERWMQSVAAEFNLSETAFLFRDSSAGATPRFQLRWFTPAAEVELCGHATLASAHFLFTSILAEHDAVVEFATKSGILAAKKVPAPESTGVSGEGKLFIELDFPMIDLYECDNAELLTILKTLNGASVVSVHKSATVGDLIVELSSAKEVADIIPDINEIKKCSGGGVVVTGPAPAGSGYDFFTRFFCPKFGIDEDPVCGSVHCVLAPYWGGKLKKQKLTAFQASPRSGILYLQLEAASRRVRIQGEAVTVMTGTLLA encoded by the exons ATGGTCCAATACGCCGTG GTGGACGCCTTCGCGGCGGAGCCGTTCAAGGGCAACCCAGCCGCGGTGTGCCTACTCGAGGACGCCGCTAAGGCCGCGGACGAGCGTTGGATGCAGTCCGTCGCTGCCGAGTTCAACCTCTCCGAGACCGCCTTCCTCTTCCGCGACTCCTCCGCCGGCGCCACCCCACGGTTCCAGCTCCGATGGTTCACCCCTGCCGCCGAG GTGGAGCTCTGCGGGCACGCGACGCTGGCCTCCGCTCACTTCCTCTTCACCTCCATCCTCGCGGAGCACGACGCAGTCGTCGAGTTCGCGACCAAGTCCGGGATTCTCGCCGCCAAGAAGGTTCCTGCACCGGAGAGCACGGGCGTGTCAGGTGAGGGGAAGCTGTTCATCGAGCTGGATTTCCCCATGATCGATCTCTACGAGTGCGATAACGCCGAGCTGCTGACCATCCTCAAGACTTTGAACGGAGCTTCCGTCGTCAGCGTCCACAAATCGGCGACCGTCGGTGACCTCATC GTGGAACTTTCCTCAGCAAAAGAGGTCGCCGATATCATTCCTGACATCAATGAAATTAAAAAATGTTCCGGCGGAGGAGTTGTTGTTACGGGACCAGCGCCTGCTGGATCTGGTTATGACTTCTTCACACGTTTCTTCTGCCCAAAATTTGGCATAGATGAG GATCCTGTTTGTGGTAGTGTACATTGTGTTTTAGCACCCTACTGGGGTGGGAAGCTGAAGAAACAAAAGCTGACAGCGTTTCAG GCATCTCCAAGGAGCGGAATATTATACCTGCAATTGGAAGCTGCATCCAGGAGAGTGCGAATTCAGGGAGAGGCTGTCACTGTGATGACTGGTACCCTCTTAGCCTAG
- the LOC133909639 gene encoding peroxiredoxin-2F, mitochondrial-like: MASALARRVGGSGAAALWRAARGFASVGSDIVSSAPGVSLQKARSWDEGVATKFSATPLKDIFYGKKVVIFGLPGAYTGVCSQTHVPSYKNNIDKLKAKGIDSVICVSVNDPYVLNGWAEKLEAKDAIEFYGDFDGSFHKSLDLGIDLSAALLGRRSHRWSAFVDNGRIKAFNVEKAPSEFNVSSAEVILDQI, translated from the exons ATGGCGTCGGCGCTGGCGAGGAGGGTGGGGGGCTCCGGTGCGGCGGCCCTGTGGCGTGCGGCGAGGGGTTTTGCGTCGGTGGGGTCGGACATCGTCTCATCGGCGCCCGGCGTGTCGCTGCAGAAGGCGCGGTCCTGGGACGAGGGCGTCGCCACCAAGTTCTCCGCCACCCCCCTCAAGGACATCTTCTAC GGGAAGAAGGTGGTCATCTTCGGCTTGCCT GGTGCATATACAGGAGTTTGTTCACAAACGCATGTTCCCAGTTACAAGAACAACATTGATAAGTTGAAAGCAAAAGGGATTGACTCTGTTATCTGTGTCTCTGTGAATGATCCGTATGTTCTTAATGGATGGGCAGAAAAGCTAGAGGCTAAAGATGCA ATTGAGTTCTACGGTGACTTTGATGGGAGTTTCCACAAAAGCTTGGATTTGGGGATAGACCTCTCTGCTGCTTTGCTTGGCCGCCGCTCCCACAG GTGGTCGGCCTTTGTTGACAATGGTAGGATCAAGGCTTTCAATGTTGAGAAAGCCCCTTCGGAGTTCAATGTTTCTAGTGCCGAGGTGATCTTGGATCAGATCTGA